One Triticum dicoccoides isolate Atlit2015 ecotype Zavitan chromosome 5B, WEW_v2.0, whole genome shotgun sequence genomic window carries:
- the LOC119309609 gene encoding glutamate receptor 2.7-like yields MERASQITFFLLLIIHSGIAQNATTSGADEFPVGVILNLESLRGKMARTSLLMALEDFYTVHRNYSPKVVLHIRDSKSNSVEAASAALDLLENYNVQAIIGPQTSSQAAFVSDLGNKSQLQKYDIPIGDITISENRMSYVDFALPYTESGVAMVVPAKSSRTNNTWIFVEPLSRDLWLGSIILFFYTWVVLWLLEFLGNNTNIPDEVPRKLGIMTFFSLFGDKDRVERLLSRIVLIVWVFFFLVLSASYTANLATMLTIRQLNPTITDIHELRKSGDYVGCIRGSYVERILEQLNFDGSKIKTYNTYDGFYSALSKGSKNGGIAALIHEVPYIRLFLARNCKGYTMVPFYKAAGFGYAFPKGSPLVGDISKAILSVIGGDTINQIEKKWIGIGYQNNCNNAGRAPDPEKLTPDGFTGLFILSGVVSTSSLLIAVVIYFYEKKNSTTKTQPEPKGDQAEGNERGNEAGEEMQNIGLQPSGHRHNASAVSWGFRRSFGTRVAPVSSSSRF; encoded by the exons ATGGAGAGAGCATCTCAAATCACCTTCTTCCTGTTACTCATCATCCACTCCGGCATAGCTCAAAATGCTACCACGAGTGGAGCAGATGAGTTCCCCGTTGGAGTGATCCTCAACTTGGAATCATTGCGGGGCAAGATGGCGCGGACCAGCCTTTTGATGGCTCTGGAAGACTTCTATACGGTCCACAGAAACTACAGCCCGAAGGTAGTTCTCCACATCAGGGACTCCAAAAGTAACAGCGTAGAAGCTGCATCAGCAG CTCTCGACCTGCTAGAGAATTACAATGTCCAAGCTATCATAGGCCCTCAAACATCTTCACAAGCAGCATTTGTATCGGATCTCGGGAATAAAAGTCAG TTGCAGAAATACGATATACCAATTGGAGACATAACAATCTCAGAGAACAGAATGTCTTATGTCGACTTCGCTCTACCGTACACAGAATCAGGAGTGGCAATGGTTGTTCCAGCCAAGAGCAGCAGAACTAACAACACATGGATTTTCGTTGAGCCATTATCACGTGACCTGTGGCTCGGAAGTATCATATTATTTTTCTACACATGGGTTGTTCTCTGGCTATTGGAGTTTCTTGGAAATAACACAAATATCCCGGACGAAGTTCCCAGAAAGCTCGGGATTATGACCTTCTTTTCCCTGTTTGGAGACA AGGACAGAGTGGAACGCTTACTATCTCGGATAGTTTTGATTGTATGGGTATTTTTCTTCCTTGTATTGTCAGCAAGCTACACCGCGAACTTGGCAACGATGCTTACCATACGACAGCTAAATCCAACTATAACTGATATCCATGAACTCCGTAAAAGTGGGGACTATGTAGGATGCATTCGTGGTTCCTACGTCGAGAGAATATTGGAACAACTCAATTTCGACGGATCGAAGATCAAGACCTATAATACCTATGATGGATTTTACAGTGCACTCTCAAAGGGAAGCAAAAATGGTGGAATTGCTGCGCTCATTCATGAAGTCCCATACATCAGATTATTTCTTGCAAGGAACTGCAAAGGGTACACTATGGTTCCATTTTATAAAGCAGCGGGTTTTGGATAT GCATTTCCAAAAGGATCTCCTCTAGTTGGGGACATCTCAAAGGCAATCCTGAGCGTAATAGGAGGAGACACTATTAATCAAATTGAGAAGAAATGGATCGGAATCGGATATCAAAACAACTGCAACAATGCGGGGCGTGCACCTGATCCAGAAAAACTCACACCTGATGGTTTTACAGGACTTTTTATACTTAGTGGAGTTGTTTCAACTTCTTCTCTTCTGATAGCCGTGGTGATTTACTTTTATGAAAAGAAAAACTCAACAACTAAGACGCAACCTGAACCAAAGGGAGATCAGGCAGAAGGAAATGAAAGAGGTAATGAAGCTGGAGAAGAGATGCAAAACATAGGTCTACAACCAAGTGGCCACAGGCACAATGCTTCAGCTGTCTCTTGGGGGTTTAGAAGAAGTTTTGGCACAAGAGTGGCACCTGTTTCAAGTTCAAGTCGTTTCTAG